The genomic DNA GCTTCAGAAAATGGTGAAGCAGCGCAAAGAATCGGCTGAGATTTACCAGCAGCAAAACCGCAGCGACCTTGCGGGTGTGGAACTCTTCCAGATTTCGGTAATCGAGCAATACCTTCCCAAACAAATGAGCGAAGAAGAAATCAAATCTGCATTGGCTCAAATCATTTCACAAGTTGGCGCAACAACTCCTGCCGACATGGGCAAGGTAATGGGCGCTGCCACCAGGCAATTTGCAGGCAAAGCCGATGGAAAAGCGGTTGCCGCGCTGGTGAAGGAACTCCTCATCG from Bacteroidota bacterium includes the following:
- a CDS encoding GatB/YqeY domain-containing protein; translation: MYIRKAALLLLKSSGKPVTAEDELKALQKMVKQRKESAEIYQQQNRSDLAGVELFQISVIEQYLPKQMSEEEIKSALAQIISQVGATTPADMGKVMGAATRQFAGKADGKAVAALVKELLIGK